One window from the genome of Hippocampus zosterae strain Florida chromosome 7, ASM2543408v3, whole genome shotgun sequence encodes:
- the LOC127603905 gene encoding potassium voltage-gated channel subfamily KQT member 4 isoform X3: MLGSPSNNGGVGMLAPPPPPADDERRVEFVALTAVHTERSEPSTPERGLPSHRTGLLGTPLPGAQGPRAGASQTSKRFRKLQNYLYNVLERPRGWAFVYHVFIFLLVFSCLVLSVFSTIPEHQGVANQGLFILEFVMIVVFGLEYFIRIWAAGCCCRYRGWQGRLRFARKPFCIIDFIVFVASLAVIAAGTQGNIFATSALRSMRFLQILRMVRMDRRGGTWKLLGSVVYAHSKELITAWYIGFLVLIFSSFLVYLAEKDNTDFSNYADSLWWGIITLTTIGYGDKIPRTWQGRLLAAGFALLGVSFFALPAGILGSGFALKVQEQHRQKHFEKRRMPAANLIQAAWRLYSTDAKHSYLTATWYFYDSMLPSFSSKLGFRDRIRMNNSRSAQVIRNKASPQAPGLAVRHSPNQENVPEAASPGKVQKSWSFNDRTRFRTSLRLKARPPVDVEGLGEDSVDDRGYCDIAMDEVIPAVKTLIRAVRILKFLVAKRKFKETLRPYDVKDVIEQYSAGHLDMLGRIKSLQMRVDQIIGRGAVQADKKARPEKGEKTPPELESLDELSMMGRVVKVEKQIQSIENKLDLLLNLYSSCLKKGSSSQLALSSLLLDADLTSDYHSSTDQRDLFPSANTLSQSDSATLES; encoded by the exons ATGTTGGGGAGCCCGTCCAACAACGGCGGCGTCGGAATGCtggcgccgccaccgccgcccgcCGATGACGAGCGGCGGGTTGAGTTCGTGGCGCTCACCGCCGTGCACACGGAACGCAGCGAGCCGTCCACCCCTGAGCGCGGCTTGCCGTCGCACCGCACCGGACTTCTGGGGACGCCGCTACCCGGGGCCCAGGGGCCCCGCGCCGGTGCGTCCCAAACCAGCAAGCGCTTCCGCAAGCTCCAGAACTACTTGTACAACGTGCTCGAGCGCCCGCGTGGATGGGCCTTCGTCTACCACGTCTTCAT CTTTCTGCTGGTGTTCAGCTGCTTGGTGCTGTCTGTCTTCTCCACCATCCCCGAACACCAGGGGGTTGCCAACCAGGGTCTCTTCATACTG gagtttgtgatgattgtggTGTTTGGCCTGGAGTACTTCATCAGGATCTGGGCGGCGGGCTGCTGTTGCCGATATCGCGGCTGGCAGGGACGGCTGCGTTTCGCCCGCAAGCCCTTCTGCATCATCG ACTTCATCGTGTTCGTGGCGTCGCTGGCGGTGATCGCAGCGGGCACGCAGGGCAACATCTTCGCCACGTCGGCGCTGCGCAGCATGCGCTTTTTGCAGATTCTACGCATGGTGCGCATGGACCGGCGGGGCGGCACGTGGAAGTTGCTGGGATCTGTCGTCTACGCTCACAGCAAG GAGCTGATCACGGCGTGGTACATCGGCTTCCTGGTGCTCATCTTCTCCTCTTTCCTGGTCTACTTGGCCGAGAAGGACAATACTGACTTCAGCAACTATGCAGACTCCCTCTGGTGGGGGATT ATAACGTTGACCACCATCGGTTACGGCGACAAGATCCCTCGCACTTGGCAGGGTCGTCTGCTGGCAGCTGGTTTTGCTCTCTTGGGCGTCTCCTTCTTTGCCCTGCCCGCT ggAATTTTGGGCTCAGGCTTTGCCTTGAAGGTTCAGGAGCAGCACCGCCAGAAGCACTTTGAGAAGCGACGCATGCCTGCCGCCAACCTCATCCAG GCCGCGTGGCGTCTCTATTCGACCGACGCCAAGCACTCGTACCTGACGGCCACCTGGTACTTCTACGACAGCATGCTGCCTTCCTTCAG CAGTAAACTGGGCTTCCGGGACAGGATCCGGATGAACAACTCCCGCTCGGCGCAGGTGATCCGGAACAAGGCATCGCCCCAGGCGCCCGGCCTGGCCGTGAGGCACTCGCCCAACCAGGAGAACGTCCCTGAAGCGGCCAGCCCCGGGAAGGTGCAGAAGAGCTGGAGCTTCAATGACCGCACTCGCTTTCGGACCTCGCTGCGGCTCAAAGCCAGGCCTCCCGTTGACG TGGAGGGTCTGGGAGAGGACAGCGTGGACGACAGAGGCTACTGCGACATTGCCATGGACGAGGTCATTCCCGCCGTCAAGACGCTCATACGAGCCGTCAG GATTTTGAAGTTCCTGGTGGCCAAGAGGAAGTTCAAGGAGACGCTGCGTCCGTACGACGTGAAGGACGTCATCGAGCAGTACTCGGCGGGACACCTGGACATGCTGGGCCGTATCAAAAGCCTGCAGATGCG GGTGGACCAGATAATCGGGCGAGGCGCCGTCCAGGCCGATAAGAAGGCGCGACCAGAAAAGGGCGAGAAGACGCCGCCGGAACTGGAGTCTCTGGATGAGCTGAGCatgatgggacgtgtggtcaaagtggagaaacag attcagtccatcgagaaCAAGCTGGACCTGCTGCTCAACTTGTACTCGTCTTGCCTGAAAAAAGGCTCGTCGTCTCAGCTGGCGCTGTCCTCGCTGCTGCTGGACGCCGACCTGACGTCGGACTACCACAGCTCAACGGACcaaagagacctcttcccctcCGCCAACACCCTCTCGCAGTCCGACAGCGCCACATTGGAGTCCTAG
- the LOC127603905 gene encoding potassium voltage-gated channel subfamily KQT member 4 isoform X1: MLGSPSNNGGVGMLAPPPPPADDERRVEFVALTAVHTERSEPSTPERGLPSHRTGLLGTPLPGAQGPRAGASQTSKRFRKLQNYLYNVLERPRGWAFVYHVFIFLLVFSCLVLSVFSTIPEHQGVANQGLFILEFVMIVVFGLEYFIRIWAAGCCCRYRGWQGRLRFARKPFCIIDFIVFVASLAVIAAGTQGNIFATSALRSMRFLQILRMVRMDRRGGTWKLLGSVVYAHSKELITAWYIGFLVLIFSSFLVYLAEKDNTDFSNYADSLWWGIITLTTIGYGDKIPRTWQGRLLAAGFALLGVSFFALPAGILGSGFALKVQEQHRQKHFEKRRMPAANLIQAAWRLYSTDAKHSYLTATWYFYDSMLPSFRELTLLFSHLQRQRNASKKAPPPPYSANFNHMPLSGLRPYSAPYMSGDRRPEEPRSQVLAKKRGLFRIHAGRKQSSKLGFRDRIRMNNSRSAQVIRNKASPQAPGLAVRHSPNQENVPEAASPGKVQKSWSFNDRTRFRTSLRLKARPPVDVEGLGEDSVDDRGYCDIAMDEVIPAVKTLIRAVRILKFLVAKRKFKETLRPYDVKDVIEQYSAGHLDMLGRIKSLQMRVDQIIGRGAVQADKKARPEKGEKTPPELESLDELSMMGRVVKVEKQIQSIENKLDLLLNLYSSCLKKGSSSQLALSSLLLDADLTSDYHSSTDQRDLFPSANTLSQSDSATLES, translated from the exons ATGTTGGGGAGCCCGTCCAACAACGGCGGCGTCGGAATGCtggcgccgccaccgccgcccgcCGATGACGAGCGGCGGGTTGAGTTCGTGGCGCTCACCGCCGTGCACACGGAACGCAGCGAGCCGTCCACCCCTGAGCGCGGCTTGCCGTCGCACCGCACCGGACTTCTGGGGACGCCGCTACCCGGGGCCCAGGGGCCCCGCGCCGGTGCGTCCCAAACCAGCAAGCGCTTCCGCAAGCTCCAGAACTACTTGTACAACGTGCTCGAGCGCCCGCGTGGATGGGCCTTCGTCTACCACGTCTTCAT CTTTCTGCTGGTGTTCAGCTGCTTGGTGCTGTCTGTCTTCTCCACCATCCCCGAACACCAGGGGGTTGCCAACCAGGGTCTCTTCATACTG gagtttgtgatgattgtggTGTTTGGCCTGGAGTACTTCATCAGGATCTGGGCGGCGGGCTGCTGTTGCCGATATCGCGGCTGGCAGGGACGGCTGCGTTTCGCCCGCAAGCCCTTCTGCATCATCG ACTTCATCGTGTTCGTGGCGTCGCTGGCGGTGATCGCAGCGGGCACGCAGGGCAACATCTTCGCCACGTCGGCGCTGCGCAGCATGCGCTTTTTGCAGATTCTACGCATGGTGCGCATGGACCGGCGGGGCGGCACGTGGAAGTTGCTGGGATCTGTCGTCTACGCTCACAGCAAG GAGCTGATCACGGCGTGGTACATCGGCTTCCTGGTGCTCATCTTCTCCTCTTTCCTGGTCTACTTGGCCGAGAAGGACAATACTGACTTCAGCAACTATGCAGACTCCCTCTGGTGGGGGATT ATAACGTTGACCACCATCGGTTACGGCGACAAGATCCCTCGCACTTGGCAGGGTCGTCTGCTGGCAGCTGGTTTTGCTCTCTTGGGCGTCTCCTTCTTTGCCCTGCCCGCT ggAATTTTGGGCTCAGGCTTTGCCTTGAAGGTTCAGGAGCAGCACCGCCAGAAGCACTTTGAGAAGCGACGCATGCCTGCCGCCAACCTCATCCAG GCCGCGTGGCGTCTCTATTCGACCGACGCCAAGCACTCGTACCTGACGGCCACCTGGTACTTCTACGACAGCATGCTGCCTTCCTTCAG AGAACTGACACTACTGTTCAGTCACCTCCAGCGGCAGCGGAATGCCAGCAAgaaggcgccgccgccgccatacAGCGCCAACTTCAACCACATGCCGCTGTCAGGGCTGCGGCCCTACAGCGCCCCCTATATGTCGGGGGACAG GAGGCCCGAAGAGCCGCGCAG TCAAGTCCTTGCAAAAAAGCGAGGTCTCTTCCGGATTCATGCCGGACGCAAGCAGAG CAGTAAACTGGGCTTCCGGGACAGGATCCGGATGAACAACTCCCGCTCGGCGCAGGTGATCCGGAACAAGGCATCGCCCCAGGCGCCCGGCCTGGCCGTGAGGCACTCGCCCAACCAGGAGAACGTCCCTGAAGCGGCCAGCCCCGGGAAGGTGCAGAAGAGCTGGAGCTTCAATGACCGCACTCGCTTTCGGACCTCGCTGCGGCTCAAAGCCAGGCCTCCCGTTGACG TGGAGGGTCTGGGAGAGGACAGCGTGGACGACAGAGGCTACTGCGACATTGCCATGGACGAGGTCATTCCCGCCGTCAAGACGCTCATACGAGCCGTCAG GATTTTGAAGTTCCTGGTGGCCAAGAGGAAGTTCAAGGAGACGCTGCGTCCGTACGACGTGAAGGACGTCATCGAGCAGTACTCGGCGGGACACCTGGACATGCTGGGCCGTATCAAAAGCCTGCAGATGCG GGTGGACCAGATAATCGGGCGAGGCGCCGTCCAGGCCGATAAGAAGGCGCGACCAGAAAAGGGCGAGAAGACGCCGCCGGAACTGGAGTCTCTGGATGAGCTGAGCatgatgggacgtgtggtcaaagtggagaaacag attcagtccatcgagaaCAAGCTGGACCTGCTGCTCAACTTGTACTCGTCTTGCCTGAAAAAAGGCTCGTCGTCTCAGCTGGCGCTGTCCTCGCTGCTGCTGGACGCCGACCTGACGTCGGACTACCACAGCTCAACGGACcaaagagacctcttcccctcCGCCAACACCCTCTCGCAGTCCGACAGCGCCACATTGGAGTCCTAG
- the LOC127603905 gene encoding potassium voltage-gated channel subfamily KQT member 4 isoform X2, which produces MLGSPSNNGGVGMLAPPPPPADDERRVEFVALTAVHTERSEPSTPERGLPSHRTGLLGTPLPGAQGPRAGASQTSKRFRKLQNYLYNVLERPRGWAFVYHVFIFLLVFSCLVLSVFSTIPEHQGVANQGLFILEFVMIVVFGLEYFIRIWAAGCCCRYRGWQGRLRFARKPFCIIDFIVFVASLAVIAAGTQGNIFATSALRSMRFLQILRMVRMDRRGGTWKLLGSVVYAHSKELITAWYIGFLVLIFSSFLVYLAEKDNTDFSNYADSLWWGIITLTTIGYGDKIPRTWQGRLLAAGFALLGVSFFALPAGILGSGFALKVQEQHRQKHFEKRRMPAANLIQAAWRLYSTDAKHSYLTATWYFYDSMLPSFRELTLLFSHLQRQRNASKKAPPPPYSANFNHMPLSGLRPYSAPYMSGDSSKLGFRDRIRMNNSRSAQVIRNKASPQAPGLAVRHSPNQENVPEAASPGKVQKSWSFNDRTRFRTSLRLKARPPVDVEGLGEDSVDDRGYCDIAMDEVIPAVKTLIRAVRILKFLVAKRKFKETLRPYDVKDVIEQYSAGHLDMLGRIKSLQMRVDQIIGRGAVQADKKARPEKGEKTPPELESLDELSMMGRVVKVEKQIQSIENKLDLLLNLYSSCLKKGSSSQLALSSLLLDADLTSDYHSSTDQRDLFPSANTLSQSDSATLES; this is translated from the exons ATGTTGGGGAGCCCGTCCAACAACGGCGGCGTCGGAATGCtggcgccgccaccgccgcccgcCGATGACGAGCGGCGGGTTGAGTTCGTGGCGCTCACCGCCGTGCACACGGAACGCAGCGAGCCGTCCACCCCTGAGCGCGGCTTGCCGTCGCACCGCACCGGACTTCTGGGGACGCCGCTACCCGGGGCCCAGGGGCCCCGCGCCGGTGCGTCCCAAACCAGCAAGCGCTTCCGCAAGCTCCAGAACTACTTGTACAACGTGCTCGAGCGCCCGCGTGGATGGGCCTTCGTCTACCACGTCTTCAT CTTTCTGCTGGTGTTCAGCTGCTTGGTGCTGTCTGTCTTCTCCACCATCCCCGAACACCAGGGGGTTGCCAACCAGGGTCTCTTCATACTG gagtttgtgatgattgtggTGTTTGGCCTGGAGTACTTCATCAGGATCTGGGCGGCGGGCTGCTGTTGCCGATATCGCGGCTGGCAGGGACGGCTGCGTTTCGCCCGCAAGCCCTTCTGCATCATCG ACTTCATCGTGTTCGTGGCGTCGCTGGCGGTGATCGCAGCGGGCACGCAGGGCAACATCTTCGCCACGTCGGCGCTGCGCAGCATGCGCTTTTTGCAGATTCTACGCATGGTGCGCATGGACCGGCGGGGCGGCACGTGGAAGTTGCTGGGATCTGTCGTCTACGCTCACAGCAAG GAGCTGATCACGGCGTGGTACATCGGCTTCCTGGTGCTCATCTTCTCCTCTTTCCTGGTCTACTTGGCCGAGAAGGACAATACTGACTTCAGCAACTATGCAGACTCCCTCTGGTGGGGGATT ATAACGTTGACCACCATCGGTTACGGCGACAAGATCCCTCGCACTTGGCAGGGTCGTCTGCTGGCAGCTGGTTTTGCTCTCTTGGGCGTCTCCTTCTTTGCCCTGCCCGCT ggAATTTTGGGCTCAGGCTTTGCCTTGAAGGTTCAGGAGCAGCACCGCCAGAAGCACTTTGAGAAGCGACGCATGCCTGCCGCCAACCTCATCCAG GCCGCGTGGCGTCTCTATTCGACCGACGCCAAGCACTCGTACCTGACGGCCACCTGGTACTTCTACGACAGCATGCTGCCTTCCTTCAG AGAACTGACACTACTGTTCAGTCACCTCCAGCGGCAGCGGAATGCCAGCAAgaaggcgccgccgccgccatacAGCGCCAACTTCAACCACATGCCGCTGTCAGGGCTGCGGCCCTACAGCGCCCCCTATATGTCGGGGGACAG CAGTAAACTGGGCTTCCGGGACAGGATCCGGATGAACAACTCCCGCTCGGCGCAGGTGATCCGGAACAAGGCATCGCCCCAGGCGCCCGGCCTGGCCGTGAGGCACTCGCCCAACCAGGAGAACGTCCCTGAAGCGGCCAGCCCCGGGAAGGTGCAGAAGAGCTGGAGCTTCAATGACCGCACTCGCTTTCGGACCTCGCTGCGGCTCAAAGCCAGGCCTCCCGTTGACG TGGAGGGTCTGGGAGAGGACAGCGTGGACGACAGAGGCTACTGCGACATTGCCATGGACGAGGTCATTCCCGCCGTCAAGACGCTCATACGAGCCGTCAG GATTTTGAAGTTCCTGGTGGCCAAGAGGAAGTTCAAGGAGACGCTGCGTCCGTACGACGTGAAGGACGTCATCGAGCAGTACTCGGCGGGACACCTGGACATGCTGGGCCGTATCAAAAGCCTGCAGATGCG GGTGGACCAGATAATCGGGCGAGGCGCCGTCCAGGCCGATAAGAAGGCGCGACCAGAAAAGGGCGAGAAGACGCCGCCGGAACTGGAGTCTCTGGATGAGCTGAGCatgatgggacgtgtggtcaaagtggagaaacag attcagtccatcgagaaCAAGCTGGACCTGCTGCTCAACTTGTACTCGTCTTGCCTGAAAAAAGGCTCGTCGTCTCAGCTGGCGCTGTCCTCGCTGCTGCTGGACGCCGACCTGACGTCGGACTACCACAGCTCAACGGACcaaagagacctcttcccctcCGCCAACACCCTCTCGCAGTCCGACAGCGCCACATTGGAGTCCTAG